One Primulina eburnea isolate SZY01 chromosome 4, ASM2296580v1, whole genome shotgun sequence genomic window, attaaaaaaaatcaattaatttatttagaaaaGTAAAGATTTAGTCTAATGTGTGATACACTTGATATGGTTCATTCCCCTTTATAATTAGTCAAATTGACTCCAATAATATAATGGAAAATGTATTTGATGGTGTGCCATATAATGTGAAATCATTATTTAATTAGATttgaaaattgttttttttattattaatatatgtaTTCTTATATGAAACATATTTTAGTTATGGTGTGACTATTGTGAATTGGTAAATTAATTGAGTGATAATTTATAGACTTGATTTTATTGTATTAAGTAAATGTCTTTGCTAACGTAAATGTTACATAATGTATAGAGTACTTTTTACTGTCTACCAGATGTTTTAAagctaaaataaataaataaaatgggaTAATTGTACATATGAACATAGTATAATTCAAGAAGTAGGTATTTTTTTGGGgggaaaaatcaaaataaaataaaatttatatattttttactttGGAAAAATGAAACGAAAATATTgatagagttgactcgtctcatagataaagattcgtgagaccgtctcacaagagatctaatcttgcaaataaaataatacaCACATTTTTCCATATTGATATATTCAAATGATAACCAGATGATATATAGTATTAAAATATAGAGCTTTGATACACCaatataacatttttcatttaaaaaatattaaaaacaatTTAGTTCACttaataacaaaataaaaattgtcaaaaatcaaCTTTTGGATCGACGAATCTGTTGAAACTTAAGTGAAAAAATGACCTCAATTTggttaacaaaataaaaataaaaagaaacaaTATAGCTATTTTAACAAAAAAGTAGttcttttgattattttttttttccaaaaatcaaatttgtatAGATCAACTATTATCTATTTCTTCCCCTCCAAATACACATGTTTTGACTTACCTGAGCGGGATGAAGTCCTGATACGATGTTGTCTTTTGTTGACTCTTTTTATGAAATTGTTTTATTCGGTACAGTACCAAATTGAATAATATTAGTCTTCATTTTTGACTTGGAAatcgtattattattattattattattattattattattattattattattattattatttaataataataataatattattatattttttattataaaaataaaataaaaataaaataaaaataacaaaaacgtaGCACAAACGGCATAATATATAATCAAGTACGTAGACCATTAGTCTAAAGAAAGACCCCTCAGGCATGTTTAAGTTCTTTCATTGCTTTTGGTCCTACCAAGTTATTCCAACAAAAAATTGACTGCTAtcattctttctttctttttcttttttaaattaaaaaatagatCGTGTGAAATTGACGAGTTATTATGTCCATCGAGaaataactttttttttaaaaataaaaatatataaacaacAAATCGATTGAGTTTGTATATATCGACTATTAGGTCGACTTTTTGAATAAATACTTCATCAAGCATTAAGTTTTTTCAAAGTTTTATTTTTCGACTATTTTGGTCTAATTATTGACAATACATTGGATAAAGCATCAATTtttaatatcatatcaatattttttagTGTCACATCATCACTCTAACAAAATAAGAGTGAAagcgaaaaaaaaattaaatttaaatcaaaCTTTGAAAACTCAGTATATCGAAACTCAAAATATGAAAACTGCATGGACAAAAATCTTTATATTTCCTTAAAATATTGTCGAGTGAAGTTTAAATTTCGATACATACACGGTTAATTCAAAGAGTAATCAAAACGATATGACTGGGAATTACTGAAACAATTtggtcaaaataaaaataaaaatgaagcaAGTAATTTCCTCCTAGGCGGCATATAGTGAGTCCGAGAAAAAATATGaatattaaacaaaatatagtcaaaaaatctttattttctaACCCATTAAATTGGACTTCAAGCTTGTACtactactatatatatatatatctcctaCATACAAATATCTCAAGACAGCAGAAAAAACACAAGGTACTTGAAATAGAACAAGATCACACAATCTTGCACATAATATATAGCAAAAATGGCAGCAATATCTAACCATTGCATTGCCCGTTCttccaacatcaaatccacGAAACGGACCTCCTTTTCGTCCCCGGTAGCACATGCCAAACATTCGGTTCATTTCGCGAATAATGTAAGAATGCAAACTTCGCCGAAGAAAATATTTCTTGTTTTCgaaatgttatatatatatatatgtgcgcgcgctaatatttaatttgaatgTTCATAGAAATATAAGGAGCTATCTTCGCTATCCATGAATGGTTGCCAAAGTGAAGATCCTAGAGCACCAGTTGGTACCATTGAGACCAAAACATTTCCAATAGCACCAACACCAGCTTCGGCTGCTGATCGTCTCAACTCAGCCATTTACGACTTGAAGTCGAACCCATCACAACTTGAATCAGGGATTATTCGTCTCGAGGTATATTATATCCGTGTTTGATATATAAAAATCCTGCTGTGTTTCATACGAAATGAAGAAGAATAAAAGAGAGTGATTCAGAATCAAAACTTTGTATgcttttattatttttggagagaataaaacaaaaacaagataTCATGCGCAAAATATAATTTGTTAAATCAATACTCTAACACATGCAACATACTATATCAGTACTGTTATTCTTGAGCATGAGTTCAATGTATATAATTTCTCTGAATCTAATTATAAATGTTCAATATGGTTTTTGTAAAAGGTGCCGATTGAGGAGCACATCGAGGCACTGGATTGGCTTCGTTCTCAGAGCATGGATCCCGTGCTCCCTCGCAGTTATTATTCTGGCCGCGAATCGTCCGTCGTTCCCGGTCTTCATAATAACGATGAAGAAAAGTTAGTTAGTGTTGCTGGATTTGGTTCAGCTGTTTCATTTCGCCATCTCGATGCGTTCTCTTTGAATGATTGGCATTCCATCAAAAGGTATGTTCGAATCCATCACATTTAAAAGATGCGAAATATTCCAACAAAAtaattaacatatatatatgGTTTTGATCAGGTTCTTATCTAAAAGCTCTCCACTGATCCGTGCTTATGGTGGAATGCGTTTTGATGCAAGAGCTAACATATCTCCCGAATGGCAAGACTTTGCTTCTTTCTATTTCATGGTACCTCAGATTGAATTTGATGAGTTTGAGGGAAGATCGATGATCGCTGCAACCGTTGCATGGGACAACCGCCTTTCCACCACATACGAACAAGCAGTTGCTGCACTAGAGGCCACCATGTGGCAGCTTTCAAGTGCCATCAAATTCAACAATAATTCTTCTGAACAGCCTATTTTGCTCGATCAAACTCATGTTCCCAACCAAATATCTTGGGAATTAGCTGTTAACAAAGCCTTGGATTCCATTAAAAGCAAAGATTCCGCTCTAAACAAGGTTCTAATCTAGCAAGATCCTCCTAGTCAGTTTGTGTTCTGTGGCATAAAATTCACGAATGGTTACTAAATAtacatgtatgtatgtatacatGCAGGTTGTACTTGCACGTAGCAGCCGAGTACATACAAATGCAGAAATCGACCCCTTAATGTGGTTGGAAGCCTTACAGGCCGAAGGAGTTAATTCCTACCAATTTTGTCTCCAACCTCCAGAAGCACCTGCTTTCATCGGGAACACTGTGAGTATAAATTTTCAAGTCTTATTGCTATTTGGCACCTTGAATTTGTTGTCTTGCAATATTTTGATATCCTTTTGTATATATTGTGGATTAGCCCGAACGACTATTTCACCGAGAGCAGCTGAGTGTCACCAGCGATGCATTGGCCGCTACACGAGCTAGAGGGACCTCAGAGGCTTTAGATATAGAGATAGGACGCGATTTACTTTCAAGGTAATTAactagttatcgaattattaaaACGTTATCGTATCACTTCAATTCTTAATGTTCTGAACAGCATCATTCTGTTTGGTGATTCATTTTCAGTCCTAAAGATCACCATGAATTTGCAGTAGTACGAGAGAGTATCAGAAGAAAACTCGAAGTAAGTTTAGCTTAGATTCATCATTCACTGATTAAAGCAATATTTGGATTCACTTTAGATTTCATACAATATTGTTTGATTTCTTACGTGATAATTCTTGTATGCCTTTAGGCTATATGTTCGAGCACAATAGTTGAACCAAACAAAGCTCTGAGGAAACTCCCACGAGTTCAACATCTTTACGCTAAACTCACAGGCACACTCGATAAAGAAGATGatgaggtatatatatatacataggtTCCTGCTTACTGTATTTAACTTCCTTggaatcatatatatatatatatacagcgGAGATTAAATATCTAAATTTTTTCCAGTTCAAGATCTTGTCATCTCTTCATCCGACTCCAGCTGTTTGTGGGCAGCCTATGGAAGACGCCCGAGtatttataatcgaaaccggtAAGCACACACTACTACTCAGTTGGCCTTATGAGGCATAATTCGAATTTCTTACCATCATTTCAGCTCTGCGAATTGATATAGATGACACTGATGCATTTGATATTAATAAATGATGCAGAATCATTCGACAGAGGATACTATGCTGGCCCTGTGGGGTGGTTTGGTGGTGCAGAGAGTGAATTTGCCGTTGGAATCAGATCAGCCTTGGTTGGCAAGGTAACATATATTAGCATTACCTTAGCACATatgaattaaattaataaaaaaacgtCGTGACTTTATCGATGAAACTAAATAAATTTGCATTGAAATATGGTAGGACATTGGTGCTATATTGTATGCGGGAACTGGGATAGTAGAAGGGAGCAAACCAGCCATGGAATGGAAGGAATTAGAGCTCAAAACCTCACAGTTCACGAAATTGATGAAGCGTGAAGAAGCTAAAATGGCCAAAGTGTAAAACACCGAAGGATCGAGTATTGAGAGAGCTTTCTCCGGACATATATGGATGATCAAGACCAGAATATATTATCAGAAACCCAATTATTTTCCAGTTGGTATCCGAGGCATCGTCCCCTCCCCCATTTTTTAATTTCTTGTAaagatgaataattttttttgttgttatatTACTTATATGTTCCTTTATTACTTCATTTAAGCAATGCAAGAATTCTtggatttttttcttctttcttgAATGGTGTCCTCTGTTTTGTGGTTCAAATGCAAATATTAAATCTTTAAGAAACACATTTAAATCTACATTGTAAGATAATTGAAATCttgaatttaaatttataaGTTATAACGCTTAGAGTTTGGAAATTTGGAAGTTTTAATATCAATCCAACAACAAGTGGAgtgaaagaattgaaaaataaaatgttatcaaaattgagaataatgtataaggtatgaatttttttatgcaAGAACGATAAATCTAGACTTAGCAAAATATTAAATCTTGAATTTGGATGTATAAGTTCATAATGCTTAGAATTTGGTAAAGTTACGCTTACCCAAATATGTAGTGGGAAGCCTTTGACAGCTGTAATTGAACTACatcattttctcttttcttttatttctaatTTAATTCTAAATAGAAATTTTTAAGCTTTCGAGCTTAAAATCCAAAAATTTTACAATATATAAACTCTTGAGTTTAGATTTTTTAAGTATGTGCTTAAAATTCAAACTTTAGAATTATATTAGAGagttgttttgaattatttaagCAATTGTGCTTAAATCTAAGTTGTAAGAAACTAATTCTTGGATTTTGATTTATAAGTTTTAACACttataattcaaatttgataggtTTCTATTCATTTAAATAACTTGAAATGTAATGTTATTGTATTTAAGATAAACATATCATGTTAAAATATACGACACAAAATTAAATGAATGATGGTAGGTTTGGACGTGAACGTCAAACACACAATATCGTGCTAACTTAATCTTCAATGATGTTATATTTTGATGGAGGGAAATCATAAGATAACTTAATGGATCAGTTGTATAAATGCTTAGATGAAGATCAAGTATGTAGTTTGTCAAGAGAAATGCATTATCCTCAAAATAAAGTTTCCATTGTGATAACTAGACCTATTTGATTGGAGATCCCAAGAGCTTAGCTCAATGGTACAACAAATTATAAGAACTTAGTGCTAACACTCGGGAGTTATCCCTTCTTCTTCCAAGGATTATGAGTGTTGTAACCTACCAATGTAGTGATATTatgtattgtacttttaatgaTTCATTTACCTATAAAAGGTGGAGTATGGTAG contains:
- the LOC140829970 gene encoding isochorismate synthase, chloroplastic-like; this translates as MAAISNHCIARSSNIKSTKRTSFSSPVAHAKHSVHFANNKYKELSSLSMNGCQSEDPRAPVGTIETKTFPIAPTPASAADRLNSAIYDLKSNPSQLESGIIRLEVPIEEHIEALDWLRSQSMDPVLPRSYYSGRESSVVPGLHNNDEEKLVSVAGFGSAVSFRHLDAFSLNDWHSIKRFLSKSSPLIRAYGGMRFDARANISPEWQDFASFYFMVPQIEFDEFEGRSMIAATVAWDNRLSTTYEQAVAALEATMWQLSSAIKFNNNSSEQPILLDQTHVPNQISWELAVNKALDSIKSKDSALNKVVLARSSRVHTNAEIDPLMWLEALQAEGVNSYQFCLQPPEAPAFIGNTPERLFHREQLSVTSDALAATRARGTSEALDIEIGRDLLSSPKDHHEFAVVRESIRRKLEAICSSTIVEPNKALRKLPRVQHLYAKLTGTLDKEDDEFKILSSLHPTPAVCGQPMEDARVFIIETESFDRGYYAGPVGWFGGAESEFAVGIRSALVGKDIGAILYAGTGIVEGSKPAMEWKELELKTSQFTKLMKREEAKMAKV